The Georgenia faecalis genome includes a window with the following:
- a CDS encoding glycoside hydrolase family 3 N-terminal domain-containing protein, producing the protein MRTGVVAAAAACVLAGSMVPASAAEPVPGSSAEIEAIIDGMSVDEKIGQLIWNHVYGSSADDATYATQNSGRYGAGITTPAQVVEKYHLGGVLYFAWAGNTASPQATATLSNGLQQAALDADPGIPLAITIDQEGGRVARLTAPATVLPSTMALGATFDEALARAHGEILGSEMGAVGVNVDFAPVLDVNTNPANPVIADRSMGEDPETVARLGAAQIEGIQAYDVAAAAKHFPGHGDTAVDSHTGLPIVTYDRATLDQHLIPFEAAIDADIDMVMTAHMIVEAIDPELPGTLSPKVLTELLREEMGFDGLIVTDSLGMAALRLVEGEDGEPLDDADIAAMAIMAGADVLLNPPNMDATIAGVKGALADGRITEDRLDASVRRILEWKVERGVWADPMVDVDAVMDVVGNDEHLAAADEIAERAVTLLRNDDDLLPLDPEEDSVLMVGAGSGWPELMGPMLAERGFTVTEDYEDGTSPSEEYRARAVAAAPDHDVVVFTSNNATGNAAQQAMVAALAETGTPVVVVATQHPYDVSVFPDADAVLNTYGFTTTSFHGAVAALTGDVNPSGRLPVNVPEADGSGVLFPLGFGLRYVIEVTPTAVAFTDEPGTAQDTFTIPETEGVEYVIGGEPVEAGTYPGTGTVAVTARAVEGYALTDGAVATWTHTFDATAPTEPPTDGPTEPPTDGPTEPPTDGPTEPPTDGPTEPPTTAPPPTDDPSGRPDPSGRPDPAGPPPRGGNLPSTGVESTGLLAGGALLLAIGALLATRRRLTSR; encoded by the coding sequence TTGCGCACAGGAGTCGTCGCCGCCGCAGCGGCGTGCGTGCTCGCCGGCAGCATGGTTCCCGCGAGCGCCGCCGAACCCGTCCCCGGGTCGAGCGCCGAGATCGAGGCGATCATCGACGGCATGTCGGTCGACGAGAAGATCGGCCAGCTCATCTGGAACCACGTCTACGGCTCGTCCGCCGACGACGCCACCTACGCCACGCAGAACAGCGGCCGGTACGGCGCGGGGATCACCACCCCGGCCCAGGTCGTGGAGAAGTACCACCTGGGCGGCGTCCTCTACTTCGCGTGGGCGGGGAACACGGCCAGCCCACAGGCCACCGCCACGCTCTCCAACGGCCTCCAGCAGGCGGCGCTCGACGCGGACCCGGGGATCCCGCTGGCGATCACCATCGACCAGGAGGGCGGCCGGGTGGCGCGGCTGACCGCACCGGCCACCGTGCTGCCCAGCACCATGGCCCTCGGCGCCACCTTCGACGAGGCGCTCGCCCGCGCCCACGGCGAGATCCTCGGCTCGGAGATGGGCGCCGTCGGCGTCAACGTCGACTTCGCCCCCGTCCTCGACGTCAACACCAACCCCGCCAACCCGGTCATCGCCGACCGCTCCATGGGGGAGGACCCGGAGACCGTCGCCAGGCTGGGCGCGGCCCAGATCGAGGGCATCCAGGCCTACGACGTCGCGGCCGCCGCCAAGCACTTCCCCGGCCACGGGGACACCGCGGTCGACTCCCACACCGGCCTGCCCATCGTCACGTACGACCGCGCCACCCTCGACCAGCACCTCATCCCGTTCGAGGCGGCCATCGACGCCGACATCGACATGGTGATGACGGCGCACATGATCGTCGAGGCGATCGACCCCGAGCTGCCCGGGACCCTGTCCCCCAAGGTGCTCACCGAGCTGCTCCGCGAGGAGATGGGCTTCGACGGTCTCATCGTCACCGACTCGCTCGGCATGGCCGCGCTGCGCCTCGTCGAGGGCGAGGACGGCGAGCCCCTCGACGACGCCGACATCGCCGCCATGGCGATCATGGCGGGGGCGGACGTCCTCCTCAACCCGCCGAACATGGACGCGACGATCGCGGGCGTCAAGGGTGCCCTCGCCGACGGGCGGATCACCGAGGACCGCCTCGACGCCTCGGTCCGCCGCATCCTCGAGTGGAAGGTCGAGCGCGGCGTGTGGGCGGACCCCATGGTCGACGTCGACGCGGTGATGGACGTCGTCGGCAACGACGAGCACCTCGCTGCGGCCGACGAGATCGCCGAGCGCGCCGTCACGCTGCTGCGCAACGACGACGACCTGCTCCCCCTCGACCCGGAGGAGGACTCCGTCCTCATGGTCGGCGCCGGCTCCGGCTGGCCCGAGCTCATGGGCCCGATGCTCGCCGAACGCGGGTTCACCGTGACCGAGGACTACGAGGACGGCACGTCGCCGTCCGAGGAGTACCGGGCGCGCGCGGTCGCCGCGGCCCCCGACCACGACGTCGTCGTCTTCACCTCGAACAACGCCACGGGGAACGCCGCGCAGCAGGCCATGGTCGCCGCCCTGGCCGAGACCGGCACGCCGGTCGTCGTGGTCGCCACCCAGCACCCCTACGACGTCAGCGTGTTTCCCGACGCGGACGCCGTCCTCAACACCTACGGCTTCACGACGACCAGCTTCCACGGCGCCGTCGCCGCCCTCACCGGCGACGTCAACCCCAGCGGCCGGCTCCCGGTCAACGTCCCCGAGGCCGACGGCAGCGGCGTCCTCTTCCCGCTCGGGTTCGGCCTGCGGTACGTCATCGAGGTGACGCCGACAGCGGTGGCGTTCACCGACGAGCCGGGCACGGCCCAGGACACGTTCACGATCCCCGAGACCGAGGGCGTGGAGTACGTGATCGGCGGCGAGCCCGTCGAGGCGGGCACCTACCCCGGGACCGGGACCGTCGCCGTCACCGCCCGCGCCGTCGAGGGTTACGCCCTCACCGACGGCGCGGTCGCCACGTGGACCCACACCTTCGACGCGACGGCGCCCACCGAGCCACCCACCGACGGCCCCACGGAGCCGCCCACGGACGGACCCACCGAGCCGCCCACGGACGGACCCACCGAGCCGCCCACGGACGGACCCACGGAGCCGCCGACGACGGCTCCCCCGCCCACCGACGACCCGAGCGGGCGGCCGGACCCGAGCGGGCGGCCGGACCCGGCCGGTCCCCCGCCCCGCGGCGGGAACCTGCCCAGCACGGGCGTCGAGAGCACCGGGCTCCTGGCGGGCGGCGCGCTCCTGCTCGCCATCGGCGCGCTCCTCGCCACCCGGCGGCGACTGACCAGCCGCTGA
- a CDS encoding glycoside hydrolase family 3 N-terminal domain-containing protein: MHRSRSRSSRSRPVLRTGVVAAAATCVLAAGMVPANAAVPPPTSDEAIAAVVDGMSLRQLIGQMTWTQVYGNTGDHAGHTYGNPVQSNPARYGVDTPAEVIEEYDLGGVLYFAWSNPVVVNDPAGTAELSNDLQAASVGDEGSGIPLAVTIDQEGGIVARMASPVTVFPGNMALGATYDPMLAYAQGSVLGRELASVGVNVDFAPVVDVNTNPANPVIGVRSMGENPEAVAALGVGQLTGLQDNGVGAAAKHFPGHGDTVNDSHYGLPVVDYDRATLDRHLLPFKAAIEAGVDMVMTAHIIVEAIDDEMPGTLSHDVLTGLLREEMGFDGLITTDALDMAALKQLPGNPLTDGEIAVLAIQAGSDILLMSPDVPATFEAITEAVENDELTRERLEESVTRILEWKVDRGVWTPDPYVDVDAVDAVVGNAEHLAVADEIADRSLTLLRNEDNVLPLSTDDSVFVTGWGATGVPNLTAALAARGADATAHPAAAPTDADIAAAVAAAQGHDAILVMTNVSGLTAADAAAQRAYLAALVATDIPVIHVPVRNPYDVNWAMADAQLATYSYQAPSLNSLADAVLGTVNPSGRLPVNIPGAVAGEVMYPLGYGISYGTAVTPAAPTFTDQPGTANDSFTIPATEGVEYVVGEGDDAEVREAGTYPGEGAVAIAAVPLEGYYLAWDAEALWAHEFDAAGEEPTTPDPDPTTPGPEPTTPGPEPTTPGGDVYYENCDAARAAGAAPVHRGEPGYGTHLDRDRDGVGCEDSSGGGGPTAPGGDGPSRPPRGNLPSTGAEATGLVAGALLLLALGAGTVLAVRRRQTR; the protein is encoded by the coding sequence GTGCACCGCTCCCGTTCCCGCTCGTCCCGTTCACGCCCGGTCCTGCGCACCGGCGTCGTCGCCGCGGCGGCGACCTGCGTGCTCGCCGCCGGCATGGTCCCGGCCAACGCCGCTGTCCCACCACCCACCTCCGACGAGGCGATCGCGGCCGTCGTCGACGGGATGAGCCTGCGGCAGCTCATCGGTCAGATGACGTGGACGCAGGTCTACGGCAACACGGGCGACCACGCCGGCCACACCTACGGGAACCCCGTTCAGAGCAACCCGGCCCGTTACGGGGTCGACACCCCTGCGGAGGTCATCGAGGAGTACGACCTCGGCGGCGTCCTCTACTTCGCGTGGTCCAACCCGGTGGTGGTCAACGACCCCGCGGGCACCGCGGAGCTGTCGAACGACCTCCAGGCGGCCTCGGTCGGGGACGAGGGATCCGGCATCCCGCTCGCGGTCACCATCGACCAGGAGGGCGGCATCGTCGCCCGCATGGCGAGCCCCGTCACCGTGTTCCCGGGCAACATGGCCCTCGGCGCGACGTACGACCCGATGCTCGCCTACGCCCAGGGCTCCGTCCTGGGCAGGGAGCTCGCGTCCGTGGGCGTCAACGTCGACTTCGCCCCCGTCGTCGACGTCAACACCAACCCCGCAAACCCGGTCATCGGGGTGCGGTCGATGGGCGAGAACCCCGAGGCGGTGGCGGCGCTCGGCGTCGGCCAGCTCACCGGGCTGCAGGACAACGGCGTCGGTGCGGCGGCGAAGCACTTCCCCGGCCACGGCGACACGGTGAACGACTCGCACTACGGCCTGCCGGTGGTCGACTACGACCGCGCGACCCTCGACCGGCACCTCCTGCCGTTCAAGGCCGCCATCGAGGCCGGCGTCGACATGGTCATGACGGCGCACATCATCGTCGAGGCCATCGACGACGAGATGCCCGGCACCCTGTCCCACGACGTCCTCACCGGCCTGCTCCGCGAGGAGATGGGCTTCGACGGCCTCATCACCACCGACGCGCTCGACATGGCGGCGCTCAAGCAGCTCCCCGGCAACCCGCTCACCGACGGTGAGATCGCCGTCCTCGCCATCCAGGCGGGCTCCGACATCCTTCTCATGTCCCCGGACGTCCCCGCGACGTTCGAGGCGATCACCGAGGCCGTCGAGAACGACGAGCTCACCCGCGAGCGCCTGGAGGAGTCCGTCACCCGGATCCTCGAGTGGAAGGTCGACCGGGGCGTGTGGACGCCCGACCCGTACGTCGACGTCGACGCCGTCGACGCCGTCGTCGGCAACGCCGAGCACCTCGCCGTCGCGGACGAGATCGCCGACCGGTCCCTCACCCTGCTCCGCAACGAGGACAACGTCCTGCCGCTGAGCACGGACGACTCGGTCTTCGTCACCGGCTGGGGCGCCACCGGCGTGCCGAACCTCACCGCGGCCCTCGCCGCGCGCGGCGCGGACGCCACGGCCCACCCCGCCGCCGCCCCCACCGACGCGGACATCGCGGCCGCGGTCGCGGCCGCCCAGGGGCACGACGCCATCCTCGTCATGACGAACGTCTCGGGGCTGACCGCGGCCGACGCGGCCGCGCAGCGGGCCTATCTCGCCGCGCTCGTGGCCACTGACATCCCGGTCATCCACGTCCCGGTGCGCAACCCCTACGACGTCAACTGGGCCATGGCCGACGCGCAGCTCGCCACGTACAGCTACCAGGCGCCGTCGCTCAACTCCCTCGCCGACGCCGTCCTCGGCACCGTCAACCCGAGCGGCCGCCTGCCGGTCAACATCCCCGGCGCCGTCGCCGGCGAGGTCATGTACCCCCTCGGCTACGGCATCAGCTACGGCACGGCGGTCACTCCCGCGGCGCCGACCTTCACGGACCAGCCGGGCACCGCGAACGACTCCTTCACCATCCCGGCCACCGAGGGCGTGGAGTACGTCGTCGGGGAGGGCGACGACGCCGAGGTCCGCGAGGCCGGGACCTACCCCGGTGAGGGCGCCGTCGCGATCGCCGCGGTCCCGCTCGAGGGCTACTACCTCGCGTGGGACGCCGAGGCGCTGTGGGCGCACGAGTTCGACGCCGCCGGCGAGGAGCCGACGACCCCGGACCCGGACCCCACCACGCCCGGCCCGGAGCCCACCACCCCGGGCCCGGAGCCCACGACCCCCGGCGGCGACGTCTACTACGAGAACTGCGACGCCGCGCGCGCCGCCGGTGCAGCACCCGTGCACCGGGGCGAGCCCGGGTACGGCACGCACCTCGACCGTGACCGGGACGGCGTCGGCTGCGAGGACTCCAGCGGCGGCGGAGGCCCCACGGCACCGGGCGGTGACGGCCCGAGCAGGCCGCCCCGCGGGAACCTGCCCAGCACGGGCGCGGAGGCGACCGGCCTCGTCGCCGGGGCGCTGCTGCTCCTCGCGCTCGGCGCCGGAACGGTCCTCGCCGTGCGCCGCCGCCAGACGCGCTGA
- a CDS encoding glycoside hydrolase family 3 N-terminal domain-containing protein → MSRTPLTAGRKASLVTAAAAAMLAASVVPANAAIAPPETPEVILQVVDNMTVDQLIGQMTWTHVYGNSPNDTSMATTNRTRYGVDTPAQVVEKYDLGGVLYFAWANPIIASNPAATAELSNGLQAASTGDNGSGIPLAVTIDQEGGTVARIGAPATVLPGNMSLGASFDEELAYAQGEILGSEMAAMGVNVDFAPVVDVNSNPANPVIGIRSMGEDPATVAALGAAQIRGLQDQNVGASAKHFPGHGDTALDSHYGLDTVTYDRAELNEHLRPFVSAIEADVDMIMTAHIIVQAIDPELPATLSHKVLTGLLREEMGFDGLITTDALDMAALKRLPDMPLDDAQIAVMAIQAGSDILLNSPNVDASFAGVRAAIASGDLTRERLEESVTRILQWKLERGVWEADPTVDPAAVMQTVGNAEHLATADEISERGVTLLRNEGDVLPLSADDHILMVGSGAAWPERMGPMLVEEGFGVTELYEDGTSPTAGYRNSAVAAAQSPDVDVIVFASYNASGNAAQQQMVAALAATGKPVVVVATRNPYDINALPGADAVLNIYGINVVNFHGAVAALAGDINPSAKLPVNVPTADGQGVLLPLGFGLRYGTEAAPAPVVFTDAPGTADDTITVPAVAGVQYLVDGEAVAAGTHPGVGAVTVTAEPLEGFWFADDAVMTWTFTFDATAPLTPVTPAAVVFTDEPGTAGDTFTIPEVEGVEYVIDGEPVAAGSYPASGTVSLTARALDGYVLTDDATTAWTFTFDATAPTEPPTDEPTEEPTTELPTDEPTEEPTTELPTDEPTEEPTTELPTDEPTEEPTTELPTDEPTEEPTTELPTNEPTTPGGGNAPSTGGSHLPSTGAETTGLLAGGLLLLALGAGAVLVTRRRLTH, encoded by the coding sequence GTGTCCCGTACCCCCCTCACGGCCGGCCGCAAGGCCAGCCTCGTCACGGCGGCCGCAGCGGCCATGCTCGCTGCGTCAGTCGTGCCGGCGAATGCCGCGATCGCTCCGCCGGAGACGCCGGAAGTGATCCTGCAGGTCGTCGACAACATGACGGTCGACCAGCTCATCGGCCAGATGACGTGGACCCACGTCTACGGCAACTCCCCGAACGACACGTCCATGGCGACCACCAACCGGACGCGCTACGGCGTCGACACCCCCGCCCAGGTCGTCGAGAAGTACGACCTCGGCGGCGTCCTCTACTTCGCGTGGGCGAACCCCATCATCGCGAGCAACCCGGCCGCCACCGCCGAGCTGTCGAACGGCCTCCAGGCCGCCTCGACCGGCGACAACGGTTCCGGGATCCCGCTGGCCGTCACCATCGACCAGGAGGGCGGCACCGTCGCCCGCATCGGCGCCCCCGCCACCGTCCTTCCGGGCAACATGTCCCTCGGTGCGTCGTTCGACGAGGAGCTGGCGTACGCGCAGGGAGAGATCCTCGGTAGCGAGATGGCCGCCATGGGGGTGAACGTCGACTTCGCCCCTGTCGTGGACGTCAACTCCAACCCGGCCAACCCGGTCATCGGTATCCGGTCCATGGGCGAGGACCCGGCAACGGTCGCGGCCCTCGGTGCGGCCCAGATCCGCGGCCTGCAGGACCAGAACGTCGGCGCGTCGGCCAAGCACTTCCCCGGCCACGGTGACACCGCCCTCGACTCGCACTACGGGCTCGACACGGTGACCTACGACCGCGCCGAGCTCAACGAGCACCTGCGTCCGTTCGTGTCCGCCATCGAGGCCGACGTCGACATGATCATGACGGCGCACATCATCGTCCAGGCGATCGACCCCGAGCTGCCGGCCACGCTGTCGCACAAGGTCCTCACCGGGCTGCTGCGTGAGGAGATGGGCTTCGACGGTCTCATCACCACCGACGCCCTCGACATGGCCGCACTGAAGAGGCTGCCGGACATGCCCCTCGACGACGCCCAGATCGCCGTCATGGCGATCCAGGCCGGCTCGGACATCCTCCTCAACTCCCCCAACGTCGACGCGTCCTTCGCCGGCGTGCGGGCCGCGATCGCCAGCGGCGACCTCACCCGTGAGCGTCTCGAGGAGTCGGTCACCCGCATCCTCCAGTGGAAGCTCGAGCGTGGTGTGTGGGAGGCCGACCCCACCGTCGACCCCGCCGCCGTCATGCAGACGGTCGGCAATGCCGAGCACCTCGCCACGGCGGACGAGATCTCCGAGCGCGGCGTCACGCTCCTGCGCAACGAGGGCGACGTCCTGCCCCTGAGCGCCGATGACCACATCCTCATGGTCGGGTCGGGTGCCGCATGGCCCGAGCGCATGGGCCCGATGCTCGTGGAGGAGGGGTTCGGCGTCACCGAGCTGTACGAGGACGGCACCTCCCCGACCGCGGGCTACCGCAACAGCGCCGTGGCCGCCGCGCAGTCGCCGGACGTCGACGTCATCGTCTTCGCGTCGTACAACGCGAGCGGCAACGCGGCCCAGCAGCAGATGGTCGCCGCCCTGGCCGCCACGGGCAAGCCCGTCGTGGTCGTGGCGACGCGCAACCCGTACGACATCAACGCGCTCCCGGGCGCGGACGCCGTCCTCAACATCTACGGCATCAACGTCGTCAACTTCCACGGCGCCGTGGCGGCGCTCGCGGGTGACATCAACCCCAGCGCCAAGCTGCCCGTCAACGTCCCCACCGCGGACGGCCAGGGCGTTCTCCTGCCCCTCGGCTTCGGGCTGCGCTACGGGACCGAGGCCGCCCCGGCGCCGGTCGTCTTCACCGACGCGCCGGGCACCGCGGACGACACGATCACCGTCCCGGCCGTCGCCGGAGTCCAGTACCTCGTCGATGGGGAGGCCGTTGCGGCTGGTACCCACCCCGGTGTGGGCGCCGTGACCGTCACCGCGGAGCCCCTCGAGGGCTTCTGGTTCGCCGACGACGCCGTCATGACGTGGACTTTCACGTTCGACGCCACCGCGCCCCTGACGCCGGTGACGCCGGCCGCGGTGGTGTTCACCGACGAGCCCGGCACGGCCGGGGACACGTTCACCATCCCCGAGGTCGAGGGCGTGGAGTACGTCATCGACGGCGAGCCGGTCGCGGCAGGCAGCTACCCGGCCAGCGGGACCGTCAGCCTCACCGCTCGCGCCCTTGACGGGTACGTCCTCACCGACGACGCGACGACGGCGTGGACGTTCACCTTCGACGCCACCGCCCCGACCGAGCCCCCCACGGACGAGCCCACCGAGGAGCCCACCACCGAGCTCCCCACGGACGAGCCCACCGAGGAGCCCACCACCGAGCTCCCCACGGACGAGCCCACCGAGGAGCCCACCACCGAGCTCCCCACGGACGAGCCCACCGAGGAGCCCACCACCGAGCTCCCCACGGACGAGCCCACCGAGGAGCCCACCACCGAGCTCCCCACGAATGAGCCCACCACCCCGGGCGGCGGCAACGCGCCGTCCACGGGCGGCAGCCACCTGCCGTCCACGGGCGCCGAGACCACCGGCCTGCTGGCCGGCGGCCTGCTCCTGCTCGCCCTGGGCGCCGGCGCGGTCCTCGTCACCCGCCGCCGCCTGACCCACTGA
- a CDS encoding acyl carrier protein: MATGETGFDDVTFDLISLQYHSLKAGHDYGQYVRDARNAGKEEIAAFFERVMAEDSDRAHQCHQFLAELGGTDNTAPKPGTDA; the protein is encoded by the coding sequence ATGGCCACAGGAGAGACCGGGTTCGACGACGTCACGTTCGACCTCATCTCGCTGCAGTACCACTCGCTCAAGGCCGGGCACGACTACGGCCAGTACGTGCGCGACGCCCGCAACGCCGGCAAGGAGGAGATCGCCGCCTTCTTCGAGCGCGTCATGGCGGAGGACTCCGACCGCGCCCACCAGTGCCACCAGTTCCTCGCCGAGCTCGGCGGCACCGACAACACCGCCCCCAAGCCGGGCACGGACGCCTAG
- a CDS encoding RDD family protein: MLTGTAPTPGGSATAGTAGLPPDLIVTGEAVALEIRPASFLLRMLGGLLDAAVYVAVLIALVLALASSAGTNQARLQTLTIVSLVAVVIIVPTAVETLTRGRSLGKLATGVRIVRDDGGPIRFRHAFIRALTGFGELWLTVGSVAVVCALVNSRGKRVGDLLAGTYAARVRDDGRRPAPLVMPPELAAWAATADIRALPDGLALAARRFLDRTGSMEPGARRALGSQLAARIEPLVAPPPPWGTHPERFVAAVLVARRDREYAVGSAAQQRIDAETAELRRLPHEIPD, from the coding sequence ATGCTCACCGGCACCGCTCCCACCCCGGGGGGTTCCGCCACGGCCGGCACCGCCGGCCTGCCGCCGGACCTCATCGTTACCGGCGAGGCCGTGGCGCTGGAGATCCGCCCGGCGTCCTTCCTCCTGCGCATGCTCGGCGGCCTGCTCGACGCCGCCGTCTACGTCGCCGTCCTCATCGCCCTGGTCCTCGCCCTCGCGTCGTCGGCCGGGACGAACCAGGCCCGGTTGCAGACCCTCACCATCGTGAGCCTCGTCGCGGTGGTCATCATCGTCCCGACGGCGGTGGAGACGCTCACCCGCGGGCGCTCCCTGGGCAAGCTCGCCACCGGGGTGCGCATCGTCCGCGACGACGGCGGGCCCATCCGGTTCCGGCACGCCTTCATCCGGGCCCTCACCGGGTTCGGCGAGCTGTGGCTCACCGTCGGGTCGGTCGCCGTCGTGTGCGCCCTCGTCAACAGCCGCGGCAAGCGGGTGGGCGACCTGCTCGCCGGGACGTACGCGGCGCGGGTCCGCGACGACGGCCGGCGCCCCGCGCCGCTCGTCATGCCGCCGGAGCTGGCGGCGTGGGCGGCGACCGCCGACATCCGCGCCCTGCCCGACGGGCTCGCCCTCGCCGCGCGCCGATTCCTCGACCGGACCGGATCCATGGAGCCCGGTGCGCGCCGGGCGCTGGGCAGCCAGCTCGCCGCCCGGATCGAGCCCCTCGTCGCCCCGCCCCCGCCGTGGGGCACCCACCCGGAGCGCTTCGTCGCCGCCGTGCTCGTGGCGCGCCGGGACCGCGAGTACGCCGTCGGGTCCGCCGCGCAGCAGCGCATCGACGCCGAGACCGCCGAGCTGCGCCGGCTCCCGCACGAGATCCCGGACTGA
- a CDS encoding stage II sporulation protein M: MDVDAFAAVHGPQWDRLRALTERSRLTGPEVDELVGLYQASATHLSAVRTSAPDPALVARLSTLLAAARGRIAGAHELRLADVTAFFTLSLPAAFYRLRWWTLAVTVAFVAVAAVSGWWVATNPAAMATLGSPEELEQYADESFAAYYSNYPAGDFAGQVWTNNAWIAAQCIGLGITGFYPAFVLYQNAVGVGSAAGILAEYGSLEVFFGLILPHGLMELTAIFIAGGAGLKLFWAWVSPGPRTRSRAVAEEGRSLFTVALGLVVVLGVSGLVEGFVTPSGLPGWLKIAIGALVLAGYWTYTIVLGRRAVRAGHTGDLAPDLAGYTQAQAG; encoded by the coding sequence GTGGACGTCGACGCCTTCGCCGCGGTGCACGGGCCCCAGTGGGACCGGCTGCGCGCGCTGACGGAGCGGTCCCGGCTCACCGGCCCGGAGGTCGACGAGCTCGTCGGGCTCTACCAGGCGAGCGCGACCCACCTGTCGGCCGTGCGCACCAGCGCCCCCGACCCCGCCCTGGTGGCCCGGCTCTCGACCCTGCTCGCCGCCGCCCGTGGGCGCATCGCCGGCGCGCACGAGCTCCGCCTCGCCGACGTCACCGCGTTCTTCACCCTGTCCCTGCCGGCGGCGTTCTACCGGCTCCGCTGGTGGACCCTCGCCGTGACGGTCGCCTTCGTCGCCGTGGCGGCGGTGAGCGGGTGGTGGGTGGCGACGAACCCGGCCGCCATGGCGACGCTCGGCAGCCCGGAGGAGCTCGAGCAGTACGCCGACGAGTCGTTCGCGGCCTACTACTCCAACTATCCCGCCGGGGACTTCGCCGGGCAGGTGTGGACCAACAACGCGTGGATCGCCGCCCAGTGCATCGGGCTGGGCATCACGGGGTTCTACCCCGCCTTCGTGCTCTACCAGAACGCCGTGGGCGTCGGCTCGGCCGCGGGCATCCTCGCCGAGTACGGCAGCCTCGAGGTGTTCTTCGGCCTCATCCTCCCGCACGGGCTCATGGAGCTCACGGCGATCTTCATCGCCGGTGGGGCGGGCCTCAAGCTCTTCTGGGCGTGGGTGAGCCCCGGGCCCCGCACGCGCTCGCGGGCGGTCGCCGAGGAGGGGCGCTCGCTGTTCACCGTCGCGCTCGGGCTCGTCGTCGTCCTGGGCGTCTCCGGGCTCGTCGAGGGGTTCGTCACGCCGTCCGGGCTGCCGGGCTGGCTGAAGATCGCCATCGGCGCGCTCGTCCTCGCCGGCTACTGGACGTACACGATCGTGCTGGGCCGCCGGGCGGTCCGTGCGGGCCACACCGGTGACCTCGCCCCGGACCTCGCCGGGTACACCCAGGCCCAGGCCGGCTGA
- a CDS encoding DUF58 domain-containing protein: MAVTGRAVALVAVGLVPVLLLPRPATVGWWVALVVLLCGVDLLLAAPPRRLVPARAVPGAVRLGERTACTLTLTNTGERTVRALVRDAWPPSAGATANRHRVVVPGGQARRVRTTLTPTRRGERVADLVTVRSFGPLGLAARQVSVASPARLRVLPEFASRRHLPSRLARLREMDGRAAVQVRGQGTEFDSLREYVAGDDVRAIDWRATARRGDVVVRTWRPERDRRVLIVLDTSRLAAARLGDAPRLEAQIEAALLLTALASRAGDRVDVVALDATPRARVSGVHGPRLMSAVADALAPLEPALVEVSWTAVAQAVRDTLSQRSLVVLLTALEPAAVVTGLLPVVAGMSKDHQVLLASASDPEVEALRRDRSTSEAVFDAAAAERGDLERDAVAARLRRRGVEVVEGSPDALPPALADAYLALKAAGRL, translated from the coding sequence ATGGCAGTGACCGGGCGCGCGGTGGCGCTGGTGGCGGTGGGGCTCGTGCCGGTGCTCCTCCTGCCCCGGCCGGCGACGGTGGGGTGGTGGGTCGCGCTCGTCGTGCTCCTGTGCGGGGTCGACCTCCTCCTCGCCGCTCCGCCACGGCGCCTCGTCCCGGCCCGGGCGGTGCCGGGGGCCGTGCGGCTCGGTGAGCGCACCGCGTGCACCCTCACGCTGACGAACACCGGTGAGCGGACGGTCCGCGCGCTCGTCCGGGACGCGTGGCCGCCGTCCGCGGGCGCGACCGCCAACCGGCACCGCGTCGTCGTCCCCGGTGGCCAGGCCCGGCGGGTTCGCACCACGCTCACGCCCACCCGGCGCGGCGAGCGCGTCGCCGACCTCGTCACCGTGCGCTCCTTCGGCCCCCTCGGCCTCGCCGCGCGCCAGGTCTCCGTCGCCAGCCCGGCACGGCTGCGCGTGCTTCCCGAGTTCGCCTCCCGCCGGCACCTGCCGTCCCGGCTCGCCCGCCTGCGGGAGATGGACGGGCGGGCCGCCGTCCAGGTCCGCGGCCAGGGCACCGAGTTCGACTCCCTGCGCGAGTACGTCGCCGGGGACGACGTCCGGGCCATCGACTGGCGGGCGACCGCCCGGCGCGGGGACGTCGTCGTGCGCACCTGGCGTCCCGAGCGCGACCGGCGGGTGCTCATCGTCCTCGACACCTCGCGCCTGGCGGCTGCCCGGCTCGGGGACGCCCCGCGCCTGGAGGCACAGATCGAGGCGGCGCTGCTGCTCACCGCCCTCGCCAGCCGGGCCGGGGACCGCGTCGACGTCGTCGCCCTCGATGCCACGCCCCGCGCCCGCGTGTCCGGGGTGCACGGCCCGCGCCTCATGTCAGCGGTGGCCGACGCGCTGGCCCCGCTGGAGCCGGCGCTGGTGGAGGTCAGCTGGACCGCGGTGGCCCAGGCGGTACGCGACACGCTCTCCCAGCGCTCGCTCGTCGTCCTGCTCACCGCCCTCGAGCCCGCCGCCGTCGTCACCGGACTGCTCCCGGTGGTCGCCGGGATGAGCAAGGACCACCAGGTGCTCCTCGCCTCCGCGTCGGACCCGGAGGTCGAGGCGCTCCGCCGCGACCGCTCGACGAGCGAGGCGGTCTTCGACGCGGCGGCCGCGGAGCGTGGCGACCTCGAGCGCGACGCCGTCGCCGCCCGGCTGCGTCGCCGCGGCGTCGAGGTGGTCGAGGGCTCGCCCGACGCGCTCCCGCCCGCCCTCGCCGACGCCTACCTCGCCCTCAAGGCGGCGGGCCGGCTCTGA